The Apus apus isolate bApuApu2 chromosome 1, bApuApu2.pri.cur, whole genome shotgun sequence nucleotide sequence ATTCTCACAAACTGAGCACAGTTGATGCCATTTAATAATGCGATTGAGCACCCCGGCAGAGCTTGTGCCTTCCTACGCAGAGCGTGGATACTGCACTGCAGGTCTGTGCTCCAGTAGTCAGCAGTGTAGATGAGACACACAGAAGTCAGTTTGTCATGCTTAAGGGCTGCAAAGTTTGTCATGCTTAAGCCTGTTCTTAACCTTACAGGATAGCTATGCTATAACCACTTCTCAGCCTTTTAACATGCCCAGGCAGTAGAACAGCTATGTGAGAAAACACTACTTTTGAGAGCAGGGAGGCCTCTGAAAGGGCCAATACATTTTTTAAGCCCTGCCTTACCATGTTTCCACCCCGAAGGAGAAGTTCACTGTTATGTAAGGGTCTCAGTCATTTGACACCCTACGTATGGTCTCTGTCTGGTTTTAGCAAAATAACCTTGAAGGAACAGACATTGCTGCTAGAGGCCACTTGTCTCTTAATCTCCTAATCTTAATCTTAATCTTAATCAAATGGCAAGATACCTACCACATGAGATCTGGACATCTGTTACAATCCTCTCTGGCCTTGGGAATTTTGTTGGTTTGGCTGCCAATTTACTTATTGCCACCATGATCTCATTCCACAGGGTCAGCAGCGGCTGTGGGTTCTCCATGTGGCGGATGCTGTCCGATGGCACAGTCAGGATGAGATTCTCAATGGCAAGTTCTGCCCAGGGAGCAGGGTAGTGCCGGATACAGGTCTTCCACTGGCTTTCACAGGTCTCCCCTACATTGACAACACAGAAAATGGGTTAAGCACAGCTCTGATTTCTGAGCACGCTCCTAGAGGTCAAGCTGGAGAAAGAGATTGCAGCTGGAATCTTGGAAAACAGTTTGTGGTAGCTGTGTGACTGGGAGTGGTGGCTGTTAACTTGTTAACCTTCATCCTGTGCTTGGAAAGTCTCCTCAGGCTCTTCTATGGATGGGAGACAGACAGAAGAGGACTGGCATGTATCAGAGCAGTAACATACTAGAACAGATCCTTGCTTTCCATCTGACAGTAAGAAGCATCAGGTTTCTTCAGCGTCTCTGGATGACCTCAtttcttctccagcagagaTTTGCTATTTGATATCACAAccttggttttgtttagttggacagaagaacaggaagaaattgcatacaggaagagaagaggaactGCCAGCAAACACGGGAAATTCAGCAGAGATTTACTGTAGGGACTAGAGATGGCCACATGGGGGAACAGTAAAGCAGGCAGAGTTCAAGGCAAGCTTTCCTGTGGCAGGGGTCAGCTGGTCTCCCTCAGACACAGCAGTTTCCACTGGAAATGACAACCTCAAGCTCCAAGAAATGTAGGCTTGGACAAACCTTGCCCATTTTGAGACACTTCCCTCACCTATCTCCTGTCATGTAGCGGGCACAGAGTGACTAAGTGACTTACTCAGAATCCCAGGGGACAACAAAGCAAGGAAACTAAATCTGGGTATTCCTAAACCCAGGCATTTCAAAGACATTCCCAAGCGTAGACCATCTTTCCTTTCAGTTACAGAGATAGTATCTGTGAGCAACAGCAAGGAGAAAGGCACCAAGGTAAACAAACCTACCAAGCTTGAAGAAAGGAGCTCTGACTGCCCCTTCTACTGTGATGGGCACTTTCCCAAGGACAGTCCCTGCTGGTAGGACAATGTAAATGAGGCCACCCCAGAGGCAGGAAATAGACTGTTTCTGGCAGGCAATATCACAGGTGCGTATTACCACTGGGGCCCGTTTCAGCTCTGTGGCTCGAGAGAGATCATCCGAGTGACACCCAATCTGCACCTGGCAAACAGAAGGGTAGAACAGCTGGTCAAAGGGCTCCATGTGCGACCTGGCAGAATAACCACAACTCTCTTGAGTCATCTGCTGCAGCGCTATTCCTCCAGGGCATGCATGCAGAAGCAGCCTTCAGACTCCAGCCTAGTTCAAGCTTTCAGCCTGTGGTGACCAGAAGCagcaaatacagagaaaaaagctgGTGAAGTTGAGTGCTATCACAGTCTCAGACAGTCTTACAGCTATGCTCCCATTTTTACTGGGTCAACTACATCCTtcaccagcagctcagggtACTGCAGTGACTTATTTCACTGCACTGCACTTCTATTGATCATTCCTTCCCCTTTCACCAGCATCAAAGTCACATCCTGTAACGTGTAAGTTGCAGAGATATCACTCCTGGCTTCTTTCATTGTGTCTCTTCCATGGTCCTCACACAGTAAGACAGACAGCATGCGACTGCAGGATCAGACAGAAACATCTGAGTTAACTTTGAAtttcagctgcaggcagctcacagcaaaaaaacatcCAAGCAGGTAGGCATTTATCTGCTTTGTACCTTGCAGAGAACGGGATTCCAAGTAACTAGTTCATATGTGATCTGGATATATCTACATAAGCCATAGTGACAGCTCTGTGGAAGTACTTTATGAGAGATCTGGAGAGGGAAGAACTAAGTTTGCTGCAAAGAAAGGCTCAAGTACTTATCTTGATCCTGAAAATCACCTTGTTCGGTTCTCCTTGCACGGAACAAATATAGCTGCCTTCAGGAAGCAGCCATACTCAATTAAATAAGAGGTAAGCTACACAAGAGAGTGGGGAACAAGTGAGAAACTATGACAATGCATTGAAAGTGCCTCGGGGTGGCAGCAGTAGGAAAGGACTGGAAATGCAAGCAAAACACATGAGAAAAGCTGCCTAGACCCATTTTTGAGAGCTCACCTGACAAATACATCAGTGTAAACAGAGGCCAAACTAGAGAGAGCTTACCTTCAGACCAGCACCGACCACCAGACATGGGAATGTTATAACTGCTGTGTGCCCTTCTGGGAGGTAGAGTCCTGTACTCCTCCAGGCTGTCTTACCTGAAAGATAAGAGAACACAGTCCCAAACAGTCAAGCCTTCTTCAGCCTGATGCTACAGATTCTAGAAatttcaagctgcaacagaaGAACATTCCatcatttccttttcccttgctCTACAGCCACAGAACTGCCTCAAGTTTTACCCAACCTATCAGAAATACCGTTTTTAAGCAATAGGGTAGCAGTGTGAACATCACACCATTAGCAAGCAAGCCTACCCAAATGTGAACTTCTGTAAAGGCCAAGCTTAAATGTGTTTActagtgtatttaaaaaataagtaaaaataaaagaaacccaAATGCCAACACCTCCTCTGCTTAGGTCCTCTGACCCTAAAGCTCTCATAAGAGGTGCATACTGTGGTGGTATTACACACAGTTGAAGCTGTAATGGTCATTTACCATCTTCTAATTAACTGACTGAGGGTGACATCACATTTTTCCTTACTGACTGGTCCAGCACAAGCTGGAGCTTGCTTGAATTCCCATTTCTAGCTGAGTGAAGTTATGAGAAAGCCTAAAAGGACTGTCCTATGCTAGGTGTAAGATGCTGCTACAGTTCAGCATGTTTCTTAGACAGTCTTCCCATGGAAATGCAAGTCTCCTCAGCCGAGATCTCCATAAACACTCAGGATACATAGTGCAAAACCGATCCATCTCTACCTACTGATCAGGCAAAATCCACTCCCTGGGTTCTGACATAAAGTTTACTCAAACAAAtttaaacacaaacagcagaagTCCTAAGAAGAGCTGAACTGTCATGAAGTACCCAACTAACAACCTCTCCCATCCTTCAAGAAACAGGACTCGTTTTGTGAAGCAAGATCTAACCCAAGAGAAAGTGCAAATTAGACCCTATCACAATGTTTCACCCATTTATCTTGGTTTTGCTGAATTTGTACCAAAAGCAGTTTTGAATGGGCATTCAAGGTTTActagcatttctttcttttttatgtgaAACAACACATCCTGAATATTTCTGGTCAAACAAAATCCTGTGTTCAATCCAACAGATTCAGTTCAGCCAGCCCTAAcaattttccctttttgtctTGACTCACTAGTGTTAAAAACTGTTAATCCTCCACCCTTCTCTCTGCATATCCTCTGTACTCAGACACTACCACTCCAGCACAGTCCCCGGCACTTTATTAGAACAATGCAAACAACTCCTCTCAGCCGTATTCcaataccaaaaaaacccaacaaaaaaacaacaacaaaaaatattcatttgtCCACAGGCTAATACCTTACTAGTGGAATTTAACCTAGAGTTTAAACATACCAGCTGTGAGCAGGAATCTCAGCAAGGCTGTATAAATACAAGGCCCAAGCTTAGACAAATCATTCAGGGTGTAATCACCAAATGCTTTGCCTTCAGTGATGGTGTCAGCCCAAGAAATTCCCACCATGCTTCTAGCCTCTTGTTTTCACCCCCAAAACCAGACCTTCACTGCATCAACTGTGCTGACACAAATTGTGAAAACGGTGCTATAACTCAGGCTGAAATTATCtagataaaaaataaaccttttgcTCCCTAACTCCTACCTCTTCATAGGATGGCCCCACAGATGGCTGTATCAGCACAATTAGGGCAACAACCTGCAGTGTAAAGCCCAGTGTTTCTCAAGGAGACTTTCTTGCCAAGGCTCTTGTGCTGTGCAAGTACCCTTAGGTGGTTCTTCTCCCACAAGTGCCTATGCCTGAACAGCAAGGAAGCAGGACTTTCATAGGGTGGTTCAAAAAGCTGAAATCAGGGCTGGCCACAAAACCAGCCTGTCTGCCACTACACAAGCCCACAACAAAACTATACACCTGTCCCCGTGTTCAGACATAGAGACCCATGCACACTGAGGACAGGTGCCCCACTGAACCCAGCAACAGGATGCCTCAAGAAGAAGGGAGACATGCTCCTCACCTGGGTTTGTACCATCAATTTCCACAGTGACAGGGAGGGCACAGACAGCAGTGGCAGACTTCTGCACTAGGGCTGCACTGTCTGTCATGGTGAGGGACAGCTCAGTTGCCATGCAGAGAAGGACTGCCTCTTTGGAGTTACTCTTGACAGGGCAGTCCCTGCTCACGTGTGGGAGCCCACTCCTCCGAAGCACTTTGGCCAGGATGCGGTGGAGGGATGCATATGCAGGGCAGTTGGCAGCTGGGATGTGCAGAAAGGCAGTGCAGTCATGTACCAGCCTTTGCAGCCAGTCCTTCAAGGGGGCCTGGAGCTCCTCATGCTTCTCTACATGCTTGTTGAAAAGAGCGAGTGCCTTGCGGAAGTGGTAGTGCTCCCCGGGCCCCACCACCGGGTACTTGGCTGCCCGGCCGTTCTGCCCCAGGATGCTCAGCCCGAAGCGGTTCAGGATTTTGTTGCCAGGATATTCTGCCACAGCAGCTTTGCCACGGTTCTGGGAAGCCCAGTACCAGGCCTGGCCTCCAATCAGTAGGCCACCTCCCTCCGCTACAAAAGCATGGATCCTCTCCGCCTGTCCGTCACTGTAAGAAGAGCAGCAGTACACGCTGATGTTGCCCGTCAACTGTGACACCTGCGAGCTCACCTTCTCCTGAGAGAGGAGGCTACACAGTTTCTTCAGGCTGGCATCCACACCCACCAGCCCCTTTCTCCCACCATCCAGCCAGTGGACAGCATTGAGCAGGAATTTGGCCAGCTTTGGGGAGAACAGCTGACCCTCGTGGCTTGCCACCACAACACGGCCCCGGCCATAGCGTGCTGCAGCTAAGAGGCAGCCATGCGAGCTGTCCAGGCAGAGTGGGAAGGAGAGTACACCGTGCACCAGCAGGATGGAGGGTATGCCCCCTGTCACCAAATCCAGCTCTGACAAACCACGCAGGAGAAACTCAGCATCAAGGCTGAGGTTGGCCTGGTGCCTGCAAAAACAAGAGAGGTCCAGGTTAGTCCCCTATAGTCCCAGAATCCTTCCCACAAAAGGTCACCTTGTTCCATTCCctgcctcttctttctcccccaTCCTAGTAAATCATGTTTCCAATTCatccactgaagaaaaaaaatccatcaacactttatttttctccttttaaagaCTCATTTTTTGCAGCCAAGCAAATCTGTAAGAATATCAGCACAGGGTCTCCACAATATGAAGATATTATACTGTGAAAGGCCCTCTTATCTCTGCTATTTCCATGTATCTCCTCTATATCACTGTTGAATTACTCTAATTAAATCTGCAGCTCTCCTTTGGTTACTATGTACTGAGACCCTTTGTTACACAGAGTATGAACCCAGGCATACAGCCCAGGACCTGCCTTCCAGCGCAGCCTGACACCCTCTGGGTTCAGCAAAGGCCATCAAGAAGATCTAGCCTGTTCAACAGAACCTAGGTATCTGAacttctctgcagctctgggttTGATCAAAACCAATACAAAAGCACCCTAAACAATGTGTAATTCACCATCAGTTGCCTTTTAAAGTCTTGTTAATTGCTTTGTAATTTGTAACTGCTGAGTTCGCCACCTCTCTCCTACTTCCATGCACCGTGCATGAGGCATGAGACCATGCCCTGCAGGAGGGAACAAGAGTCAATCAGCAAATTTTAATTAAGTAGCTTCATTTGTTAGCTGTATCCTAAGCACTTCACTGAATTCCACAGCAGGGCATTCTATTACCTTTACTGGGAAACAAACTGAGCATCCAGAGAATATAAAATCCAATTActtgtttgaaaataatataaattgaGCATTATATACATACAAGGAACAGGCTCTGAAGGAAGGACTTGCAGGCAATTTTATTGTAATTGTTGCAGCTGCTACTACAGTAAAATGAAGCAGCCACGCAGAGGAAGTACAGGAGCACTGATGCTCCTCAGAGAAGCCGCTGTGCCTTGTGGAATTCAGCAGAAAGAGGCATGAGGCACAGCTTGGCACACCTGCCAGCAAAGGGAAGTGGAGAAAGATCACAGAACAATGCCCAGGACTCCACTGCCTGGGCTGCTGTGCAATACAAGTCACAACAGCCCTGACTTTTTacacctgctgctccaggtcCAAAGGGGCCAGGCTTGAATCCCAAAATGACGTGGGAGCACAGAGGTTTCCTGCTCACAGGCTGTGTCAGGAGCTGAGAAGGgaggcagcacccagcccaCCTCCTCAGCCTGTACCAGTCCCTGGGTTTCACCCGCAGAGGGTGAATTTCTGCAAGTAACAGGCTAAACCAGTTCAGCAGGTGCCAGTCAGAGCCTGCCCCAGAAGACTGGCCTGGTGCTCAATCTCCAACCTGGTTTTGAACTGTGTGAAAGTTGCCCTGAAGGTACACACATCTGGGGAGGAGAACAGGAGTTACTCTTCCTGTCCCTCTCCCAGTGTTGCACTCGGGTACACTTAGTCCAGCAGACTGCTCTAAAAGACGGCTCCCCTCAATTCCTTCCCTTTGAATGAATTCCCCAAGCCTGGCCCAGCTGCCCTGGAAGCACCATTCTTTCCAATTGCAAACAGCAGGAAGGGCCCCTTTATATTGTCCCATATTCTGACTATTAAAGGACCGCCACTCACCACCATCCTCATCTCTCAGCTCAGTAATTTTCTATAAACATCATCTCACCTGCATAACCTGATTAGCTGTTTAAACAGACAGCAGTTCAGATACTCACGGGACAGTCAAGGGGATCTTGGAAATTTTCTTGGCAACTTTGAAGATGCCTTTCTCCACCGCATTTCCTGTGAAGTACACGCCAGCCACGCTGATCACCTGGTTTCCAGGAAATTCAAACAGCACCTTCTCTTTGCCATGTTGACTAGCCCACTGACAGGCTTGGCCACCAATGAGCAGCCCTCCACCCTCCTTTACAAAGCCAACCAGCTCTTCTGCCTGCGTGTTGTCATAGGCATCCACACAGTACACCCCCAGGGaacagctgagctctgccccaGCTTGTACCTTGGtgccagccctgagcagcagctcgGAGAGGGGATCCAAGTGAGGATGGACCCCAACCAAGGCCTCAGGGGAAGGCTTGAGCCACTCCACAGCATTTCTGAGGAACTGGGAAAACTTGGAGTCCTTCAGGATTCCCTCATGGGAAACAACCACCATCCGACCCTTCCCATACTGTGAAACAGCAATCAGAACCTGCTTCTTAGAGCTCACAAGCACAGGATAGGCATCCTCTCCA carries:
- the LOC127379870 gene encoding TRPM8 channel-associated factor 2-like isoform X1, with translation MKPSATYELLVDGVGPWDLTGGFVPCELLLVGEDAYPVLVSSKKQVLIAVSQYGKGRMVVVSHEGILKDSKFSQFLRNAVEWLKPSPEALVGVHPHLDPLSELLLRAGTKVQAGAELSCSLGVYCVDAYDNTQAEELVGFVKEGGGLLIGGQACQWASQHGKEKVLFEFPGNQVISVAGVYFTGNAVEKGIFKVAKKISKIPLTVPHQANLSLDAEFLLRGLSELDLVTGGIPSILLVHGVLSFPLCLDSSHGCLLAAARYGRGRVVVASHEGQLFSPKLAKFLLNAVHWLDGGRKGLVGVDASLKKLCSLLSQEKVSSQVSQLTGNISVYCCSSYSDGQAERIHAFVAEGGGLLIGGQAWYWASQNRGKAAVAEYPGNKILNRFGLSILGQNGRAAKYPVVGPGEHYHFRKALALFNKHVEKHEELQAPLKDWLQRLVHDCTAFLHIPAANCPAYASLHRILAKVLRRSGLPHVSRDCPVKSNSKEAVLLCMATELSLTMTDSAALVQKSATAVCALPVTVEIDGTNPGKTAWRSTGLYLPEGHTAVITFPCLVVGAGLKVQIGCHSDDLSRATELKRAPVVIRTCDIACQKQSISCLWGGLIYIVLPAGTVLGKVPITVEGAVRAPFFKLGETCESQWKTCIRHYPAPWAELAIENLILTVPSDSIRHMENPQPLLTLWNEIMVAISKLAAKPTKFPRPERIVTDVQISCGWMHAGYPIMCHLDSTKEILDVKHIQTAGLWGPIHELGHNQQQEAWEFPPHTTEATCNLWSVYVHEKVLGIPRHKAHQALRSECREKRITDYLKNGAQLKDWKMWTALETYLQLQEGFGWEPFIHLFSDYQKMSTIPKHKPSKMNLWARKFSQQVNKNLAPFFTAWGWPIEKELCVELSSLPSWEQDPMRSYRP
- the LOC127379870 gene encoding TRPM8 channel-associated factor 2-like isoform X2, with protein sequence MKPSATYELLVDGVGPWDLTGGFVPCELLLVGEDAYPVLVSSKKQVLIAVSQYGKGRMVVVSHEGILKDSKFSQFLRNAVEWLKPSPEALVGVHPHLDPLSELLLRAGTKVQAGAELSCSLGVYCVDAYDNTQAEELVGFVKEGGGLLIGGQACQWASQHGKEKVLFEFPGNQVISVAGVYFTGNAVEKGIFKVAKKISKIPLTVPHQANLSLDAEFLLRGLSELDLVTGGIPSILLVHGVLSFPLCLDSSHGCLLAAARYGRGRVVVASHEGQLFSPKLAKFLLNAVHWLDGGRKGLVGVDASLKKLCSLLSQEKVSSQVSQLTGNISVYCCSSYSDGQAERIHAFVAEGGGLLIGGQAWYWASQNRGKAAVAEYPGNKILNRFGLSILGQNGRAAKYPVVGPGEHYHFRKALALFNKHVEKHEELQAPLKDWLQRLVHDCTAFLHIPAANCPAYASLHRILAKVLRRSGLPHVSRDCPVKSNSKEAVLLCMATELSLTMTDSAALVQKSATAVCALPVTVEIDGTNPGKTAWRSTGLYLPEGHTAVITFPCLVVGAGLKVQIGCHSDDLSRATELKRAPVVIRTCDIACQKQSISCLWGGLIYIVLPAGTVLGKVPITVEGAVRAPFFKLGETCESQWKTCIRHYPAPWAELAIENLILTVPSDSIRHMENPQPLLTLWNEIMVAISKLAAKPTKFPRPERIVTDVQISCGWMHAGYPIMCHLDSTKEILDVKHIQTAGLWGPIHELGHNQQQEAWEFPPHTTEATCNLWSVYVHEKVLGIPRHKAHQALRSECREKRITDYLKNGAQLKDWKMWTALETYLQAAWKKKALSQGPKKCQGFI